The following are from one region of the Roseobacter fucihabitans genome:
- a CDS encoding response regulator, producing the protein MSDTTAQASFSELLAAELPYLRRYARALTGSQSRGDQYTVATLEAILKDRSPFENDDPMKVNLFKCFHSIWSTSGQALTDPEDTVRSRAHGLLAKLTANSREALLLRTIEEFTPVNIAKIMQIDVKKVRHLIATANTELASSVTGRVMIIEDEPIIAADIQAIVTSLGHEVTGVARTHTEALALGKEHSPDLILADIQLADNSSGIDAVNDLLELMDVPVIFITAFPERLLTGDRPEPAFLISKPFQEAQILSAVSQAMFFASTATLK; encoded by the coding sequence ATGAGCGACACCACCGCGCAGGCGAGCTTTTCCGAATTACTGGCCGCCGAGCTTCCGTATCTTCGCAGGTATGCAAGAGCGTTGACTGGCTCTCAATCGCGCGGCGATCAGTACACCGTTGCCACGCTCGAAGCCATTCTGAAAGACAGATCGCCATTTGAGAATGACGACCCAATGAAGGTGAACCTATTCAAGTGTTTTCACTCAATCTGGTCCACCAGTGGCCAGGCACTGACAGATCCCGAAGACACCGTGCGTAGCCGCGCGCACGGATTACTTGCCAAACTCACCGCCAATTCGCGCGAGGCGCTGCTGTTGCGCACGATCGAAGAGTTCACCCCGGTCAACATAGCGAAGATCATGCAAATCGACGTCAAGAAGGTCCGCCACCTGATCGCGACAGCCAATACCGAGCTGGCAAGCAGTGTAACGGGCCGGGTCATGATCATCGAAGATGAACCCATTATTGCAGCCGATATTCAAGCCATTGTCACCAGTCTCGGGCACGAAGTTACGGGTGTTGCGCGGACCCACACCGAAGCGCTTGCTCTTGGCAAAGAACATAGTCCCGATCTGATCCTCGCTGATATTCAATTGGCGGACAACTCCTCTGGTATTGATGCGGTCAATGATCTGCTGGAACTCATGGATGTGCCCGTGATCTTCATCACTGCGTTCCCGGAGCGCTTGTTGACGGGCGACCGGCCGGAACCTGCTTTCCTGATCTCCAAACCTTTCCAAGAGGCTCAGATACTCTCCGCGGTCAGCCAGGCCATGTTCTTTGCCTCGACCGCGACGCTGAAGTAA
- a CDS encoding NepR family anti-sigma factor: MASKQDTGKSKRDEFIDQNLKKVFSELETDDMPDQIMDLLSVLRAQDEELKAKK; the protein is encoded by the coding sequence ATGGCAAGCAAGCAAGACACTGGAAAATCAAAAAGAGACGAATTTATTGATCAAAACCTGAAGAAGGTTTTTTCCGAACTCGAAACTGATGACATGCCGGATCAGATCATGGATTTGCTGTCGGTCCTGCGCGCGCAGGACGAAGAGTTGAAGGCCAAGAAATGA
- a CDS encoding RNA polymerase sigma factor: MSDLDPRDELVTHLPALRAFALSLTRNRATADDMMQDTVLKAWSNMDKFQRGTNMRAWLFTILRNNFYSSRRKLNREVADIDNVFAETLSVKPDHDGRMQMADFKHALNQLPDEQREALVLVGASGFAYEEAAEMCGVATGTIKSRVNRARAKLTELLHLDDDEALELTDSATMAVVGNPGLPA; encoded by the coding sequence ATGAGTGATCTGGATCCAAGGGATGAGCTGGTGACCCATTTGCCGGCCTTGCGGGCTTTTGCCCTGAGTCTGACGCGCAATCGCGCAACGGCCGATGACATGATGCAGGACACGGTGCTCAAGGCGTGGTCGAACATGGATAAATTCCAACGCGGCACCAACATGCGCGCATGGCTGTTCACAATCCTGCGAAATAACTTCTATTCGTCCCGCCGCAAACTAAACCGCGAAGTGGCAGACATAGACAACGTCTTTGCCGAGACACTGTCGGTCAAGCCCGACCATGACGGCCGTATGCAGATGGCCGACTTCAAGCACGCACTGAACCAATTGCCGGATGAGCAGCGCGAAGCGTTGGTCCTCGTGGGAGCATCGGGTTTTGCCTATGAAGAGGCCGCAGAGATGTGCGGAGTTGCAACTGGTACGATCAAAAGCCGGGTGAACCGCGCCCGCGCAAAGCTGACGGAGTTGCTGCACCTTGATGACGACGAGGCGCTGGAATTGACCGATAGTGCAACGATGGCCGTGGTCGGAAATCCTGGGCTGCCGGCGTGA
- a CDS encoding sensor histidine kinase → MTLALFPLGAVAIYQTNRVAAEAEQNARLALLAITGDAAKVEELLIERAFGAARVLAATAENYISAPSKCTRDFARFVENDPRYSFIGILPVSGLMICSSSGAEYDFSEFPGFAQRMKDQVPAIEVNTSAPLSGTSVFIVSEPFEVAGAFAGFVSISIPHAGLPDTPDSLKDLGLEELMTLNSDGQVLTARSDMDTALAELPSEEEITSLLISGNTAFQSQNQLGESRRYTVVPIQGSPVTVLGVWRTGDGLARQVAGVVRPWLFPVLMWFASMCVAMLSMYMLVLRHLTKLRERMGDFADNRDVQIGKDLGPVPNELAELYGHFDSMTDTVLREEAALEDSLREKNVLIKEVHHRVKNNLQLISSIMNMQIRTAEHDETRTVLSRLQDRVLSLATIHRDLYQSQHGGMVNVGSLVSQVIENSLEVAVSSQEDIDVETEIDPILLYPDQAVPLSLLVAEGVTNAMKYLGSAEGQKPSISLMLKQSGDDCALRISNTVRTSKTVESTGLGAQLMNAFAIQLGGKMETEDLTDQFTMSVAFKIVDFVPDARDF, encoded by the coding sequence ATGACGCTTGCGCTGTTTCCATTGGGGGCGGTCGCGATTTACCAGACCAACCGGGTCGCAGCTGAGGCTGAGCAGAATGCCCGACTTGCGCTGCTTGCGATCACCGGCGACGCCGCCAAAGTCGAAGAACTCTTGATCGAGCGCGCATTTGGCGCTGCCCGTGTCTTGGCCGCCACGGCCGAAAATTACATCAGTGCCCCTTCAAAGTGCACACGGGATTTTGCCCGATTTGTCGAAAACGATCCGCGCTACAGCTTTATCGGCATTTTGCCGGTATCGGGTCTGATGATATGTTCCTCGTCCGGAGCTGAATACGACTTTTCTGAATTTCCGGGGTTCGCGCAGAGGATGAAAGACCAAGTCCCGGCCATCGAAGTGAATACGAGTGCGCCACTAAGCGGGACGTCGGTTTTCATTGTGTCCGAACCCTTCGAAGTTGCTGGCGCGTTTGCCGGCTTCGTTTCGATCTCGATTCCGCATGCTGGTTTGCCTGATACGCCGGACAGCCTGAAGGATCTTGGCTTGGAAGAGTTGATGACCCTCAACAGCGATGGGCAGGTTCTTACGGCCAGATCAGATATGGACACCGCGCTTGCGGAATTGCCCTCCGAAGAGGAGATTACAAGTCTATTGATTTCCGGCAACACGGCATTTCAAAGCCAGAACCAACTGGGCGAGAGCCGTAGATACACCGTCGTACCGATCCAAGGCAGCCCTGTAACCGTACTGGGCGTATGGCGGACAGGCGACGGTTTGGCGCGGCAAGTGGCCGGGGTCGTGCGCCCATGGCTTTTTCCTGTTCTGATGTGGTTTGCCAGCATGTGTGTTGCGATGCTGTCGATGTACATGCTTGTGTTGCGCCACCTGACCAAGCTGCGTGAGCGCATGGGTGACTTTGCCGACAACCGCGATGTCCAAATTGGGAAAGACCTTGGGCCGGTGCCAAATGAATTGGCGGAACTGTACGGTCATTTTGATAGCATGACAGACACAGTGCTGCGTGAGGAAGCCGCGCTAGAAGATAGCTTGCGTGAAAAAAATGTGCTGATCAAAGAAGTGCATCACCGGGTTAAAAACAACCTGCAACTGATCTCTTCGATCATGAATATGCAAATCCGCACGGCTGAGCACGATGAGACGAGAACGGTTTTGTCCCGCCTGCAAGACCGGGTGCTAAGCCTCGCCACCATCCACCGTGACTTATACCAATCACAGCACGGGGGCATGGTAAACGTTGGCTCGCTTGTGTCCCAAGTCATTGAAAACTCGCTTGAGGTTGCCGTTTCCTCTCAAGAGGACATTGATGTTGAGACAGAAATCGATCCGATCTTACTCTACCCAGATCAGGCCGTGCCGCTGTCGCTTTTGGTGGCAGAGGGGGTCACCAACGCGATGAAGTATCTGGGAAGTGCAGAGGGTCAGAAGCCATCGATATCTCTGATGCTCAAGCAATCGGGTGATGACTGCGCACTGAGAATATCAAACACCGTCAGAACATCAAAAACAGTTGAAAGCACGGGCCTCGGAGCGCAGTTGATGAATGCGTTTGCAATTCAGCTTGGCGGCAAAATGGAGACCGAAGATTTGACAGATCAATTCACAATGTCGGTCGCATTCAAGATCGTCGATTTTGTGCCTGATGCTCGGGACTTCTGA